A single region of the Streptomyces sp. ITFR-16 genome encodes:
- the tal gene encoding transaldolase, with protein sequence MTDALKRLSDEGVAIWLDDLSRKRITSGNLAELIDQSHVVGVTTNPSIFQKAISSGDGYEQQLTDLAARRVTVEEAIRMITTADVRDAADILRPVFDATDGQDGRVSIEVDPRLAHNTLATVAEAKQLAWLVDRPNTLIKIPATRAGLPAITETIGRGISVNVTLIFSLERYREVMDAYLAGLEKAKAAGLDLSKIHSVASFFVSRVDTEIDKRLDAIGTDEAKAAKGKSALANARLAYEAYEEVFAGERWAALDRAHANKQRPLWASTGVKDPSLKDTLYVVDLVAPNTVNTMPEATLDAVADHGEITGNTVAGSYDQGRADLETIKKLGISYDDVVQLLEDEGVEKFEAAWTDLLNSTEAELKRLAPSEG encoded by the coding sequence ATGACAGACGCACTCAAGCGCCTCTCCGACGAGGGCGTGGCGATCTGGCTCGATGACCTCTCGCGCAAGCGGATCACCTCGGGCAACCTCGCCGAGCTGATCGACCAGAGCCACGTCGTGGGTGTCACGACCAACCCGTCGATCTTCCAGAAGGCGATCTCCTCGGGCGACGGTTACGAGCAGCAGCTCACCGACCTCGCCGCCCGCAGGGTGACCGTCGAGGAAGCGATCCGGATGATCACCACGGCGGACGTCCGGGACGCGGCCGACATCCTGCGCCCGGTCTTCGACGCCACCGACGGCCAGGACGGCCGGGTCTCCATCGAGGTCGACCCGCGCCTGGCGCACAACACCCTGGCCACGGTCGCCGAGGCCAAGCAGCTGGCCTGGCTGGTGGACCGGCCGAACACGCTCATCAAGATCCCGGCGACCAGGGCCGGCCTGCCGGCGATCACCGAGACCATCGGCCGGGGCATCAGCGTCAACGTGACGCTGATCTTCTCGCTGGAGCGCTACCGCGAGGTCATGGACGCCTACCTGGCGGGCCTGGAGAAGGCGAAGGCCGCGGGCCTGGACCTCTCCAAGATCCACTCGGTGGCCTCCTTCTTCGTGTCCCGCGTGGACACCGAGATCGACAAGCGGCTCGACGCGATCGGCACCGACGAGGCCAAGGCCGCCAAGGGCAAGTCCGCCCTGGCCAACGCCCGCCTGGCCTACGAGGCGTACGAGGAGGTCTTCGCCGGTGAGCGCTGGGCCGCCCTCGACCGGGCGCACGCCAACAAGCAGCGCCCGCTGTGGGCCTCCACCGGCGTGAAGGACCCGTCCCTCAAGGACACCCTCTACGTCGTGGACCTCGTCGCGCCGAACACGGTCAACACCATGCCGGAGGCGACTCTGGACGCGGTGGCCGACCATGGGGAGATCACCGGCAACACCGTCGCCGGTTCCTACGACCAGGGCCGTGCCGACCTCGAGACGATCAAGAAGCTCGGGATCAGCTACGACGACGTCGTCCAGCTCCTGGAGGACGAGGGCGTCGAGAAGTTCGAGGCCGCCTGGACCGACCTGCTCAACTCGACCGAGGCGGAGCTCAAGCGCCTCGCCCCTTCGGAGGGCTGA
- the tkt gene encoding transketolase gives MSTKPTTTDLQWTELDQRAVDTVRVLAADAVQKVGNGHPGTAMSLAPAAYTIFQKVMRHDPADPEWTGRDRFVLSAGHTSLTLYIQLYLAGYGLELDDLKAFRTWGSKTPGHPEYGHTTGVETTTGPLGQGVANAVGMAMAARYERGLFDPDAAPGTSPFDHMVWAVAGDGCLQEGISAEASSLAGHQKLGNLVLLWDDNHISIEGDTETAVSEDTLKRYEAYGWHVQRVDQLPSGDLDPAGLYEALLAAKAETERPSFIAARSIIAWPAPHAQNTEAAHGSALGDDEVAATKKVLGFDPEKTFEVADEVIAHTRRALDRGREARAEWDKSFAAWRTAAPERAAEFDRVRAGELPKGWEDALPVFEPGKGVATRAASGKVLQALGEIIPELWGGSADLAGSNNTTIDKTSSFLPAGNPLPGADPYGRTIHFGIREHAMAAAMNGIALHGNTRIYGGTFLVFSDYMRNAVRLSALMHLPVTYVWTHDSIGLGEDGPTHQPVEHLASLRAIPGLNVVRPADANETTIAWREILRRYTKVFGKGAPHGLALTRQGVPTYEANEDTAKGGYVLREAEGGEPQVLLIGTGSEVQLAVEAREELQAAGIPTRVVSMPCVEWFEEQDQAYKDSVLPPSVKARVAVEAGIGLTWYRYVGDAGRIVSLEHFGASADAKVLFREFGFTGEAVAEAARESLAAVTR, from the coding sequence GTGAGCACCAAGCCGACCACCACAGACCTCCAGTGGACCGAATTGGACCAGCGGGCCGTGGACACCGTCCGCGTCCTCGCCGCGGACGCCGTACAAAAGGTCGGAAACGGCCACCCGGGTACGGCCATGAGCCTGGCTCCCGCCGCGTACACCATCTTCCAGAAGGTGATGCGTCACGACCCCGCGGATCCCGAGTGGACCGGCCGCGACCGGTTCGTGCTCTCGGCGGGCCACACCAGCCTGACCCTCTACATCCAGCTCTACCTGGCCGGGTACGGCCTGGAGCTCGATGACCTGAAGGCCTTCCGCACCTGGGGTTCCAAGACCCCGGGCCACCCGGAGTACGGCCACACCACCGGCGTGGAGACGACGACCGGCCCGCTGGGCCAGGGTGTCGCCAACGCGGTGGGCATGGCGATGGCCGCCCGCTACGAGCGCGGCCTGTTCGACCCGGACGCGGCCCCCGGCACCTCCCCGTTCGACCACATGGTGTGGGCCGTCGCCGGCGACGGCTGCCTCCAGGAGGGCATCTCCGCGGAGGCGTCCTCGCTGGCCGGGCACCAGAAGCTCGGCAACCTGGTCCTCCTGTGGGACGACAACCACATCTCGATCGAGGGCGACACGGAGACCGCGGTCTCCGAGGACACCCTCAAGCGCTACGAGGCGTACGGCTGGCACGTCCAGCGTGTCGACCAGCTGCCCAGCGGCGACCTGGACCCGGCGGGTCTCTACGAGGCGCTGCTCGCGGCGAAGGCCGAGACCGAGCGCCCGTCGTTCATCGCGGCCCGCTCGATCATCGCCTGGCCCGCCCCGCACGCCCAGAACACCGAGGCGGCGCACGGCTCCGCGCTCGGCGACGACGAGGTCGCCGCGACCAAGAAGGTGCTGGGCTTCGACCCGGAGAAGACCTTCGAGGTCGCCGACGAGGTCATCGCGCACACCCGTCGGGCGCTGGACCGCGGCCGCGAGGCCAGGGCCGAGTGGGACAAGTCCTTCGCCGCGTGGCGCACCGCCGCCCCGGAGCGCGCCGCCGAGTTCGACCGTGTCCGCGCGGGCGAGCTGCCCAAGGGCTGGGAGGACGCCCTCCCGGTCTTCGAGCCCGGCAAGGGTGTCGCCACCCGCGCCGCCTCCGGCAAGGTGCTCCAGGCGCTCGGCGAGATCATCCCCGAGCTGTGGGGCGGCTCCGCCGACCTCGCCGGCTCGAACAACACCACGATCGACAAGACGTCGTCGTTCCTCCCGGCGGGCAACCCGCTGCCGGGCGCGGACCCGTACGGCCGCACGATCCACTTCGGCATCCGCGAGCACGCCATGGCCGCGGCCATGAACGGCATCGCGCTGCACGGCAACACCCGCATCTACGGCGGCACCTTCCTGGTGTTCTCCGACTACATGCGCAACGCCGTGCGGCTGTCCGCGCTGATGCACCTGCCGGTGACCTACGTGTGGACGCACGACTCGATCGGTCTCGGCGAGGACGGCCCCACCCACCAGCCGGTGGAGCACCTGGCCTCGCTGCGCGCCATCCCGGGCCTCAACGTCGTGCGCCCGGCCGACGCCAACGAGACGACCATCGCCTGGCGCGAGATCCTGCGCCGCTACACCAAGGTGTTCGGCAAGGGCGCCCCGCACGGTCTGGCGCTGACCCGCCAGGGCGTGCCGACGTACGAAGCGAACGAGGACACCGCCAAGGGCGGGTACGTCCTGCGCGAGGCCGAGGGAGGTGAGCCCCAGGTGCTGCTGATCGGTACGGGCTCCGAGGTCCAGCTCGCCGTCGAGGCGCGCGAGGAGCTCCAGGCCGCCGGTATTCCGACCCGTGTGGTCTCGATGCCGTGTGTCGAGTGGTTCGAGGAGCAGGACCAGGCGTACAAGGACAGCGTGCTGCCGCCGTCCGTGAAGGCCCGGGTCGCGGTCGAGGCGGGCATCGGCCTGACCTGGTACCGGTACGTCGGGGACGCGGGCCGGATCGTCTCGCTGGAGCACTTCGGTGCCTCGGCCGACGCCAAGGTCCTCTTCCGTGAGTTCGGCTTCACCGGCGAGGCCGTCGCCGAGGCCGCCCGGGAATCCCTCGCGGCCGTCACGCGCTGA
- a CDS encoding COX15/CtaA family protein gives MVRVPKLTRAEVAQAARNPLQYIADRWTPSDRTVRRAAMAAVVMAVLIVVTGGAVRLTGSGLGCPTWPKCTDESLTATSAMGFHGAIEFGNRMLTYVLCAVVGWAIIAARSAKPGRRSLTRLGWVQFWVVMGNAVLGGVVVLVGLNPYTVAAHFLLSTALLAVAVVMWQRTREGDEAPRPLVGKAVAQLTWLLVVAAGLLIAVGTVVTGAGRHAGDSSDVHRIPIDWKTIAQLHADLAWVVVALTVALWFVLKAVDAPVGPLHRARDLFLILMGQGVIGYVQYFTDTPEILVGLHMFGSCLVWIGVVRVLLSLRERPLTAPAVPGPAAELPEPAAAG, from the coding sequence ATGGTGCGCGTGCCCAAGCTGACCCGAGCCGAAGTCGCTCAAGCCGCGCGGAACCCGCTGCAGTACATCGCCGACCGCTGGACCCCGTCCGACCGGACGGTGCGCCGTGCGGCCATGGCCGCGGTCGTCATGGCCGTCCTCATCGTCGTCACCGGCGGCGCCGTACGGCTGACCGGTTCCGGTCTCGGCTGCCCGACCTGGCCCAAGTGCACCGACGAGAGCCTGACGGCGACGAGCGCGATGGGCTTCCACGGCGCCATCGAGTTCGGCAACCGGATGCTGACGTACGTCCTGTGCGCGGTGGTCGGCTGGGCGATCATCGCGGCCCGGTCCGCCAAGCCGGGCCGGCGTTCGCTGACCCGCCTCGGGTGGGTCCAGTTCTGGGTGGTCATGGGCAACGCCGTCCTCGGCGGCGTCGTCGTGCTGGTCGGCCTCAACCCGTACACCGTGGCGGCGCACTTCCTGCTGTCCACGGCGCTGCTGGCGGTCGCGGTCGTGATGTGGCAGCGGACCCGCGAGGGCGACGAGGCGCCGCGTCCGCTGGTCGGCAAGGCGGTCGCGCAGCTGACCTGGCTGCTGGTCGTCGCGGCGGGGCTGCTGATCGCGGTCGGTACGGTCGTCACGGGCGCCGGGCGGCACGCAGGTGACTCCAGCGACGTCCACCGCATCCCGATCGACTGGAAGACGATCGCCCAGCTGCACGCCGACCTGGCCTGGGTCGTGGTGGCCCTGACCGTCGCGCTCTGGTTCGTCCTGAAGGCCGTCGACGCCCCCGTCGGCCCGCTGCACCGCGCCCGGGACCTCTTCCTGATCCTGATGGGCCAGGGTGTGATCGGCTATGTCCAGTACTTCACGGACACCCCGGAGATCCTGGTCGGGCTGCACATGTTCGGCTCGTGCCTGGTGTGGATCGGCGTGGTCCGCGTCCTGCTGTCCCTGCGCGAGCGCCCGCTGACGGCCCCCGCGGTGCCCGGCCCGGCGGCCGAGCTCCCGGAGCCCGCAGCCGCCGGCTGA
- the dgoD gene encoding galactonate dehydratase: MRITRIETFLVPPRWLFCRVETDEGVVGWGEPVVEGRAEVVRAAVDVLSEYLLGEDPLRIQDHWQVLSKGGFYRGGPVLSSAVAGLDQALWDIAGKVYGAPVHALLGGPVRDRVRVYAWVGGDEPARLAEEITAQVEAGFTAVKMNAAGRTAPLGTPAETAAVVERVAVAREVLGPGRDVAVDMHGRFGPAGARRVLHAIEPLHPLFVEEPLLPEHGHLLPALVGATSIPLATGERLYGRADFLPALTAGIAVAQPDPSHAGGISEVHRIASLADTFGAQLAPHCPLGPIALAAGLQIAFATPNFLIQEQSRGIHYNKDADLLSYVVDTEPFRFEAGHARRTGQPGLGVTVDEAAVRAADRAGHAWRNPVWRQDDGAFAEW, encoded by the coding sequence GTGAGGATCACCCGTATCGAGACCTTCCTCGTCCCGCCGCGCTGGCTGTTCTGCCGCGTGGAGACCGACGAGGGCGTGGTCGGCTGGGGCGAACCCGTCGTCGAGGGCCGGGCCGAGGTGGTCAGGGCCGCTGTCGACGTCCTCTCCGAATACCTGTTGGGCGAGGACCCGCTGCGCATCCAGGACCACTGGCAGGTGCTCAGCAAGGGCGGCTTCTACCGGGGCGGCCCGGTGCTCTCCAGCGCCGTCGCCGGACTCGACCAGGCGCTGTGGGACATCGCCGGAAAGGTGTACGGCGCGCCCGTGCACGCCCTGCTCGGCGGTCCCGTGCGCGACCGGGTCCGGGTCTACGCTTGGGTCGGCGGCGACGAACCCGCCCGGCTCGCCGAGGAGATCACCGCCCAGGTCGAGGCCGGTTTCACCGCCGTGAAGATGAACGCGGCGGGCCGCACCGCACCGCTGGGCACCCCCGCCGAGACCGCCGCCGTCGTCGAACGGGTCGCCGTCGCCCGCGAGGTGCTCGGCCCCGGCCGTGACGTCGCCGTCGACATGCACGGCCGCTTCGGCCCGGCCGGGGCCCGCCGGGTGCTGCACGCCATCGAGCCGCTGCACCCGCTGTTCGTCGAGGAACCCCTCCTGCCCGAGCACGGGCATCTGCTGCCAGCCCTCGTCGGCGCCACCTCAATCCCCCTTGCCACCGGGGAACGGCTGTACGGACGGGCCGACTTCCTGCCCGCGCTGACGGCCGGGATCGCGGTCGCCCAGCCGGACCCCTCGCACGCCGGAGGCATCTCCGAGGTCCACCGCATCGCCTCGCTGGCCGACACCTTCGGCGCACAGCTCGCCCCGCACTGCCCGCTCGGCCCGATCGCCCTCGCCGCCGGTCTCCAGATCGCCTTCGCCACCCCGAACTTCCTCATCCAGGAGCAGAGCCGGGGCATCCACTACAACAAGGACGCGGACCTGCTCAGTTACGTCGTGGACACCGAGCCGTTCCGCTTCGAGGCCGGGCACGCCCGGCGGACCGGGCAGCCGGGGCTCGGCGTCACCGTCGACGAGGCCGCCGTACGCGCGGCCGACCGCGCCGGGCACGCCTGGCGCAACCCGGTCTGGCGCCAGGACGACGGCGCCTTCGCCGAATGGTGA
- a CDS encoding glucose 1-dehydrogenase: MNARPRLADKVAVVTGAASGIGAATAERLADEGAAVILADIAQEAGEAVAAALRARGGRALFVPTDVSGEADWRRVVAAAHTFGPVGVLVSNAYTVDVTPAHEMTVGSWERQLAVNLTGTFLGFRAVLPDLRAQRGAAVLTSSVHAHKGIPGHPAYAASKGALLSLCGQLAVEYGPEVRVNAVLPGPILTAAWDRVTEEDRRRSVAETAAGRFGTPAEAAAAIAFLAADEASYITGSSLLVDGGWSVVKASA, from the coding sequence ATGAACGCACGCCCCCGTCTCGCCGACAAGGTGGCAGTCGTCACCGGCGCCGCCTCGGGCATCGGCGCGGCCACGGCCGAACGCCTCGCCGACGAGGGCGCCGCGGTGATCCTCGCGGACATCGCACAGGAGGCCGGCGAGGCCGTCGCCGCGGCCCTGCGCGCCCGGGGCGGCCGGGCCCTCTTCGTCCCTACCGACGTCTCCGGCGAAGCCGACTGGCGGCGGGTGGTGGCCGCCGCGCACACCTTCGGACCCGTCGGCGTCCTGGTCAGCAACGCCTACACGGTCGACGTAACCCCCGCCCACGAGATGACCGTCGGCTCCTGGGAGCGGCAGCTCGCGGTCAACCTCACCGGCACCTTCCTCGGCTTCCGCGCGGTCCTGCCCGACCTGCGGGCCCAGCGCGGCGCCGCCGTGCTGACCTCGTCGGTCCACGCCCACAAGGGCATCCCCGGCCACCCCGCCTACGCCGCGTCCAAGGGCGCGCTGCTCTCCCTGTGCGGGCAGCTCGCGGTGGAGTACGGGCCCGAGGTGCGGGTCAACGCCGTGCTCCCCGGGCCCATCCTCACCGCCGCCTGGGACCGGGTGACCGAGGAGGACCGGCGCAGAAGCGTCGCCGAGACCGCCGCCGGCCGGTTCGGCACCCCCGCGGAAGCGGCAGCGGCCATCGCCTTCCTCGCCGCGGACGAAGCGTCCTACATCACCGGGTCGAGCCTGCTCGTGGACGGCGGCTGGTCCGTCGTCAAGGCCTCGGCCTGA
- a CDS encoding ABC transporter permease encodes MSAGTYTPRPGAAPLPRMIAAQTALETRMLLRNGEQLLLTVVIPTLLLVLFSAVDIVDTGSGASVDFLAPGILALAVMSTAFTGQAIATGFERRYGVLKRLGASPLPRWALMAAKTLAVLVTEVLQVVLLTVIAFALGWSPHGNPFAVLLLLVLGTAAFSGLGLLMAGTLKAEATLAAANLVFLLLLVGGGVIVPLEKFPDAVQSVLGLLPITALSDGLRDVLQHGAALPWGDVGILAVWAVLGLGAAARFFRWE; translated from the coding sequence ATGAGCGCCGGTACGTACACCCCCCGGCCGGGCGCCGCCCCGCTGCCGCGCATGATCGCCGCGCAGACCGCGCTGGAGACCCGGATGCTGCTGCGCAACGGCGAGCAGCTGCTGCTGACGGTGGTCATCCCGACGCTGCTGCTGGTGCTGTTCAGCGCGGTCGACATCGTCGACACCGGCTCGGGCGCGTCGGTCGACTTCCTGGCCCCGGGCATCCTGGCGCTCGCCGTGATGTCGACGGCCTTCACCGGACAGGCCATCGCCACCGGTTTCGAGCGGCGCTACGGCGTGCTCAAGCGGCTCGGCGCCTCGCCGCTGCCCCGCTGGGCGCTGATGGCCGCGAAGACCCTCGCGGTGCTGGTCACCGAGGTGCTCCAGGTCGTCCTGCTGACGGTGATCGCCTTCGCGCTGGGCTGGTCGCCGCACGGCAACCCGTTCGCGGTGCTGCTCCTGCTGGTGCTGGGGACCGCAGCCTTCTCCGGGCTCGGCCTGCTGATGGCCGGGACGCTCAAGGCCGAGGCGACGCTGGCCGCCGCCAACCTGGTGTTCCTGCTGCTGCTCGTCGGCGGCGGGGTGATCGTGCCGCTGGAGAAGTTCCCGGACGCGGTGCAGTCGGTGCTGGGCCTGCTGCCGATCACGGCGCTGTCGGACGGGCTTCGGGACGTCCTCCAGCACGGTGCGGCACTGCCGTGGGGCGATGTCGGCATCCTGGCCGTGTGGGCGGTGCTGGGGCTCGGAGCGGCGGCGCGCTTCTTCCGCTGGGAGTGA
- a CDS encoding metalloregulator ArsR/SmtB family transcription factor, translating into MKYVGEAPQEELATGERSTRNRVARSILDHGPSTVADLAKRLGLTQAAVRRHLDALVSDDVVEAREQRVYGARTRGRPAKVFALTDCGRDAFDQSYDTLAADALRWIAETSGDEAVMAFARARIAEQSAAYRAAIEAADPEARTEALAKALSADGYAATARSAPGPQQGEQLCQHHCPVAHVAEQYPQLCEAETEFFSSLLGTHVQRLATIAHGDGVCTTYIPRSGHPTPQTTDSASTSKSGRNPA; encoded by the coding sequence GTGAAATACGTGGGAGAGGCTCCGCAGGAGGAACTCGCGACCGGTGAGCGCTCGACGCGCAACCGGGTCGCGCGCTCCATTCTGGACCACGGCCCCTCCACCGTCGCCGATCTGGCGAAGCGCCTGGGGCTGACCCAGGCGGCCGTCCGCCGCCATCTCGACGCCCTCGTCTCCGACGATGTCGTCGAGGCCCGCGAGCAGCGGGTCTACGGGGCACGGACCCGCGGCCGTCCGGCCAAGGTGTTCGCCCTGACCGACTGCGGCCGGGACGCCTTCGACCAGTCCTACGACACGCTTGCCGCGGACGCCCTGCGCTGGATCGCCGAGACCTCGGGCGACGAAGCGGTCATGGCGTTCGCCCGGGCCAGGATCGCCGAGCAGTCGGCGGCCTACCGCGCGGCGATCGAAGCCGCGGACCCCGAAGCCCGTACGGAGGCGCTGGCCAAGGCCTTGTCCGCCGACGGGTACGCTGCTACGGCGCGCAGCGCGCCGGGCCCGCAACAGGGTGAGCAGCTGTGTCAGCACCACTGCCCGGTCGCACACGTCGCCGAGCAGTACCCGCAGCTGTGCGAGGCGGAGACGGAGTTCTTCTCCAGCCTCCTGGGGACCCATGTGCAGCGTCTGGCCACCATCGCCCACGGCGACGGGGTGTGCACGACGTACATTCCGCGCAGCGGCCACCCCACCCCGCAGACCACTGATTCAGCATCCACAAGCAAGTCCGGGAGGAACCCCGCATGA
- a CDS encoding FadR/GntR family transcriptional regulator, with the protein MAAYARRGVHGQTVETLARRVLSGEIPEGATLDLVALQGELDVSLTALRESLKVLAAKGMVDARQKRGTFVRARSDWNLLDADVLRWQFADGGAGAGPALLRNLGEVRGIIEPAAVRLAAERRTDADLDALEAAITAMGEQEGGAAHAVEADLAFHRALLAATHNELLERMEMVIESGLAHRDAIVHSSRHGEDPVPSHRVVLDAVRERDPAAAERAVRTLLDQAARDLDRVRRTAGDTGEGTADQ; encoded by the coding sequence ATGGCGGCATACGCGCGCCGCGGAGTGCACGGCCAGACCGTGGAGACTCTCGCGCGCCGGGTCCTGAGCGGCGAGATCCCCGAAGGGGCGACGCTCGACCTCGTGGCGCTCCAGGGCGAGCTGGACGTCAGCCTGACCGCCCTGCGCGAGTCCCTGAAGGTCCTCGCGGCCAAGGGGATGGTCGACGCCCGCCAGAAGCGCGGCACCTTCGTCCGGGCCCGCTCCGACTGGAACCTGCTCGACGCGGACGTGCTGCGCTGGCAGTTCGCCGACGGCGGCGCGGGCGCCGGGCCGGCGCTGCTGCGCAACCTCGGCGAGGTGCGCGGCATCATCGAGCCGGCCGCCGTCCGGCTCGCCGCCGAACGCCGCACCGACGCGGACCTGGACGCGCTCGAAGCCGCGATCACCGCGATGGGGGAGCAGGAGGGCGGCGCCGCCCACGCGGTCGAGGCGGACCTCGCCTTCCACCGCGCCCTCCTCGCGGCCACCCACAACGAACTGCTGGAACGCATGGAGATGGTCATCGAGTCCGGTCTCGCCCACCGCGACGCGATCGTGCACAGCTCCCGGCACGGCGAGGACCCGGTGCCCAGCCACCGGGTCGTCCTGGACGCCGTGCGCGAGCGGGACCCGGCCGCCGCCGAACGCGCCGTGCGGACCCTGCTCGACCAGGCCGCACGCGACCTGGACCGGGTGCGCAGGACGGCAGGGGACACCGGCGAGGGGACCGCGGACCAGTGA
- a CDS encoding heme o synthase gives MCVTAVESRPAGVALTPSPGGHRPFGARVKAFVALTKPRIIELLLITTVPVMFLAAQGVPDLWLVLTTTIGGYLSAGGANALNMYIDRDIDALMDRTSQRPLVTGMVSPRECLAFGITLAVVSTAWFGLLVNWLSAALSLGALLFYVVVYTMLLKRRTSQNIVWGGIAGCMPVLIGWSAVTNSMSWAAVILFAVIFFWTPPHYWPLSMKVKDDYARVGVPMLPVIASNRVVARQIVLYSWVMVAVSLLLTPLGYTGWFYTAVALLTGGFWLWEAHALLNRAKAGVTGGKLKEMRLFHWSITYVSLLFVAVAVDPFLR, from the coding sequence GTGTGCGTGACGGCCGTCGAGTCCCGACCCGCAGGGGTCGCCTTGACTCCGAGCCCAGGGGGCCATCGCCCGTTCGGGGCCCGGGTCAAGGCATTCGTGGCACTGACCAAGCCTCGGATCATCGAGCTGTTGCTGATCACCACTGTTCCGGTGATGTTCCTGGCTGCTCAGGGTGTACCCGACCTGTGGCTCGTGCTCACTACCACCATCGGCGGATACCTGTCCGCCGGCGGTGCCAATGCGCTGAACATGTACATCGACCGCGACATCGACGCGTTGATGGACCGTACGTCGCAGCGCCCGCTGGTCACCGGGATGGTGAGCCCGCGCGAGTGCCTCGCCTTCGGCATCACCCTCGCGGTGGTCTCGACGGCCTGGTTCGGGCTGCTGGTGAACTGGCTGTCGGCGGCGCTGTCGCTCGGCGCCCTGCTCTTCTACGTCGTCGTCTACACGATGCTGCTGAAGCGCCGCACCTCGCAGAACATCGTCTGGGGCGGCATCGCGGGCTGCATGCCGGTCCTCATCGGCTGGTCGGCCGTGACGAACTCGATGTCCTGGGCCGCGGTGATCCTCTTCGCCGTCATCTTCTTCTGGACGCCGCCGCACTACTGGCCGCTCTCCATGAAGGTGAAGGACGACTACGCCCGGGTCGGCGTCCCGATGCTCCCGGTCATCGCCTCCAATCGGGTGGTGGCCCGCCAGATCGTCCTCTACAGCTGGGTGATGGTCGCCGTCTCGCTGCTGCTGACCCCGCTGGGCTACACCGGCTGGTTCTACACGGCGGTGGCCCTGCTGACCGGCGGCTTCTGGCTCTGGGAGGCGCACGCCCTGCTGAACCGGGCCAAGGCCGGGGTGACCGGCGGGAAGCTCAAGGAGATGCGGCTGTTCCACTGGTCGATCACCTATGTGTCCCTGCTGTTCGTCGCCGTGGCGGTGGACCCCTTCCTGCGGTAG
- a CDS encoding ABC transporter ATP-binding protein, which translates to MKSEPVSPPSGPAVQVRGLVKRYGGKAAVDGLDLEVAAGAVTAVLGPNGAGKTTTIETCEGYRRPDQGTVRVLGLDPVADAARLRPRIGVMLQSGGVYSGARADEMLRHMAKLHAHPLDVDALIERLGLGGCGRTAYRRLSGGQQQRLALAMAVVGRPELVFLDEPTAGLDPQARRSTWDLVRELRADGVGVVLTTHFMDEAEELADDVAFIDAGRLVAQGSPEALCRGGAENTLRFTGRPGLDLDSLLKALPPGTEAAELSTGAYRITGDVGPQLLATVTSWCAQHGVMPSGISVERHTLEDVFLELTGKELRA; encoded by the coding sequence ATGAAGAGCGAGCCCGTTTCACCCCCCTCCGGCCCGGCTGTCCAGGTCCGTGGCCTGGTGAAGCGGTACGGCGGCAAGGCCGCCGTGGACGGCCTCGACCTGGAGGTGGCGGCCGGCGCGGTCACCGCGGTCCTCGGTCCCAACGGCGCCGGCAAGACCACCACGATCGAGACATGCGAGGGATACCGCCGTCCGGACCAGGGCACCGTCCGGGTCCTCGGGCTCGACCCCGTCGCCGACGCGGCGCGGCTGCGCCCCCGGATCGGTGTGATGCTCCAGTCCGGCGGCGTCTACTCCGGCGCCCGCGCCGACGAGATGCTCCGCCACATGGCGAAACTCCACGCCCACCCGCTCGACGTCGACGCCCTCATCGAGCGCCTGGGCCTCGGCGGCTGCGGCCGCACCGCCTACCGGCGGCTCTCCGGCGGCCAGCAGCAGCGGCTCGCCCTGGCCATGGCCGTCGTCGGCCGCCCGGAACTCGTCTTCCTGGACGAGCCCACCGCCGGCCTCGACCCGCAGGCCCGCCGCTCCACCTGGGATCTCGTACGGGAGCTGCGCGCCGACGGCGTCGGCGTCGTGCTCACCACCCACTTCATGGACGAGGCCGAGGAGCTCGCCGACGACGTCGCCTTCATCGACGCGGGCCGGCTCGTCGCCCAGGGCAGCCCCGAGGCCCTGTGCCGCGGCGGCGCCGAGAACACCCTGCGCTTCACCGGCCGCCCCGGCCTCGACCTGGACTCCCTGCTCAAGGCGCTGCCCCCCGGCACCGAGGCGGCCGAGCTCAGCACCGGCGCGTACCGCATCACCGGCGACGTCGGTCCGCAGCTGCTGGCCACCGTCACCTCCTGGTGCGCGCAGCACGGCGTGATGCCCTCGGGCATCTCCGTGGAGCGCCACACCCTGGAGGACGTCTTCCTCGAACTGACCGGCAAGGAGCTGCGCGCATGA